Genomic window (Christensenellaceae bacterium):
GAAAAATGGTCGCAGCTTATAAGCTTTGGGGGAACAAAGATGACGTCGACAAAAGAGGTGTTGACGCAATTCAGGACTTGTATATTAAAATCAGCGCCGAAATTGAAAAAGACCCCAGCCTCGCGGATTTGTCGCGGAATTGGTTCAGGCGGATTGAAGAAGGGGACCCCGAGGCTCTGGAGATTTATAATTGGTTTATAACACTTGCCAAACAAGAAGTTAACAAAATATATGATATGTTGGGGGTGACCTTTGACGATTGGAGCGGAGAAGCCAAATACAGCAAGCTTATGGAACCGGTTTTGAAGGAGCTTGAAAAAAACAAGCTTGTTACTGCAAGCGAGGGGGCCAAAATTGTGGACCTGCAAAACTATGGGCTTGGTGTGTGCATGGTGCAAAAAAGTGACGGCACAAGCCTTTATGCCACAAGGGACTTGGCAGCAGTTGAGGATAGGTATAAAACATATAAGTTTGACAAAGGAATATATATAACCGATGTTTCGCAAAAGCTGCATTTTGCTCAATGGTTTAAGGTTTGTGAGCTTTTGAAAAAAACTTATGCAAAAGGGCTTGTGCATATAAGCTATGGGAGGTTTAGTCTGCCTGAGGGCAAGATTGCAAGCCGTAAGGGTAAACAGGCAGTAGTAAAAGACATTCTGGATGCATCAATAAAGAGAGCCAAAAAGATTGTGCAGGAGCGCGGCGCCGAAGGCATTGACATAGAAACTGTAGCTCGTCAAATCGGCATTGGGGCAGTAGTATTCTTCCCCCTCAAACACGAAAAAAATAGGGATGTGGTTTTTGATCTTGAAAGCGCGCTTAGTTTTGACGGTGAGACCGCGCCGTATATGCAATATACATATGCCAGATGTTGTAGCATTTTGAAGAAAGCTGAGGAAGTGCTAAACAAACCTATAGAGCAAATTATGAGTGGCAAAATTGAAACTAAAGATATAAATAATACCGAAGCATTTGAGCTAATTAAACTGATAAATCAATTTCCGGCGGCTGTTGAAAGTGCCTTGCAAAGCTACGAACCAAGCATAATCAGCAAACTAATAATCAGCTTAAGCCATGCATATAATGTGTATTATAACACCAACCGCATCATTGAAGACGGCAAAGTGAGCATAGGCAGGCTTATGCTGACATATGCCACAAAAAAAGTTTTGAACACGGGACTTGAGCTTTTAAATATTGCAAGCATACCAAAGATGTAGCAGTTGCTAATTTTTAAAGGGGTTATTATGCCTGATTTTCACAACAAAAAAGTAGAAGAGGTATATAGTGAGCTTGGTGCCACCGAAGAGGGGCTGAGCGACGAAGAGGCAAAAATTCGGCTGAAAAAGTATGGAGAGAACAAGCTTCCCGAAATCA
Coding sequences:
- the argS gene encoding arginine--tRNA ligase; the encoded protein is MDIRDYIIKEANLNKISGFSAELLTVPPTSDMGDFCLPCFPFAKELKKAPFMIAEELKNKINTNGIIDRAEVVGGYLNFFVKREEVTKIILAEILKQDKNFGRNNIGEGKTVFLDFSSPNLAKYMHIGHLANTVIGESIKRILKFCGYKVVAINYLGDFGTPFGKMVAAYKLWGNKDDVDKRGVDAIQDLYIKISAEIEKDPSLADLSRNWFRRIEEGDPEALEIYNWFITLAKQEVNKIYDMLGVTFDDWSGEAKYSKLMEPVLKELEKNKLVTASEGAKIVDLQNYGLGVCMVQKSDGTSLYATRDLAAVEDRYKTYKFDKGIYITDVSQKLHFAQWFKVCELLKKTYAKGLVHISYGRFSLPEGKIASRKGKQAVVKDILDASIKRAKKIVQERGAEGIDIETVARQIGIGAVVFFPLKHEKNRDVVFDLESALSFDGETAPYMQYTYARCCSILKKAEEVLNKPIEQIMSGKIETKDINNTEAFELIKLINQFPAAVESALQSYEPSIISKLIISLSHAYNVYYNTNRIIEDGKVSIGRLMLTYATKKVLNTGLELLNIASIPKM